One Dunckerocampus dactyliophorus isolate RoL2022-P2 chromosome 15, RoL_Ddac_1.1, whole genome shotgun sequence genomic window, GGCGGTCTGCACATGAGGCCTGAGCATGTAGACCAGAGATGTGAACCAGGCAAGTGGAGTCTGCTGGACGAGGAAGGAGTATACAATGAGCACATTAAGAGCTTAAACAGGATTGTTCTGGTACGACAGAACATGCCGTCCACTCCTTGCATTCACACCGGGAACTTAACACCAAGCTGGAACGTCAAGGTGATACCTCAGTTCTGCTTTTCAATTCAGCGCTCGCACAACTCTTTGGAAACGGGCAAATATTGACACTACAAATTCATTTGaccttacacacatacacacaccttggAGACACACGTATGAAGGCTGACTCACGTCATGTGGCAAGATGAAAAATCATGTGGAAGTGTTAAGGCTAAATATATAGTTATTTGATAAGATTATACTGTAATGCCACATTATCCTAACTCAACACACTAAATTACAACACCCCAtgatttgtggcgccccctatgggttgtgctcaacaTGCTGTGCAATACAAATATTCTCAAAgctttataatcattagacaaaggGCCAATGACTTGTGGGAAATTAGTTCCTAGGTTGCtaaaacattttgcttgatggtggccattTTTTCGACCAATTTTGCTCAAACTTAAATACGTGTGCTTGTCAGACACCTAAAGatttgtaccaaattttgtttcgattggaaaaaaaaaatctaaagttACAATAGGTGTTTTGTCCAacacattgagctgtgtgagaaatttcaaatcGATATGACTTATTGGGTTTAATAAGAattagtccagggtgtaccccacctctcggccgaagtcagctgggataggccccagcatacgcccgcgaccctaatgagaataagcggcatagaaaacggatggatggagggtTTAATaagagcgccaccatgtggtgtattcgtcagacaaaaaaaagcacagacagTAGGTGTGCATGCACTTGAATTTCCCTCTGCATCAATAAAGTATCTCGCAACCTACAAATGGCTTGACAAATTTTCATCCTTTGTGTGCAGCTGCTCAAAAGTAGAAGAGTTAGGGCCCCACCCTTGGCATATTATATGTACTAATCCTGACAactaaaaaactaaacaaaaaaaaacatgtgacaaTGTGTTAAAAGCAACACATGGGGGTGGGGCGAtagttgttaacattattaacacCTTCCAAGCGTCACACTTGTGAGGCTGCAGATGATTTGCTGAAAAAATTAGTCAAGACAGGCTGACAAAGTCAATGTCAGGTTGTCTGCTACAGACTTCTTCtaccatattattattattattattattatatatatataaaaaaaatggaataagcACATTTGCAGAAATACAATAGGTGAAcctgtcgccatggcaacaacaTTAAACCCCAACAACAGTAAATGCAACACACAATTTTAGCATGAAATGTGTTGTGACAGAGCTGGCCTTTCAAGTCAGGATGCTCTCGTCTCTGCAGGTTACAATGGCAACAAGGACAGATATCTTTCCAGAACATGCCcctaacataaatatatttttagatggACGCAATTTCATTCATGAATGGAAAACGACACGGCAACAACTTATTGCATGGATAGCAACGTGTCTAATTTAACTGTATTCTCTCAGAGAAAGCAGAAGGTCAAGACCAGGCATCCTTGATTTTCTTTTATACTGATTTTTTCAAACTGGAAAATGCACTAAAGACACTTGGTGCGCTTTTGAAGACATTAAAAACTGACCAAGTTATGTCAGTTTAAAGAAGACATATACATCTACAATGTTGCATAAAAAAACACTGTACTGAGAGTTGACTTACAAAGAAACAAAATGGTTATGAGTGCGCACGAATAGCCTTAGAGAGTGACAAATATTAGCATAGCCCAGGGCAACAATAAACGTGACAGACAGCTAACAAGTGCAGCAGCAAGAATAAACACATCTCTCGACTCTTATGTATGTGCTCATTATTTGCAGAAATcaataatactgtacatatcgGCAGATTGTCTGATAAACATAGCCGATGTTTGGTGGAGGTATAGCCCCTATTGTGTGTTCTTACATGATTGTCATTAAACGGGCGTATGTGAGCGAGTTggaagaaaatgtcaaaatgtgaacGCTGTCTGGTGTCTGCGTTCACCAGCCTAAATCCGCCAAGTGAACTCACTGCGGCTTGCTGAGACGCGCTAAAAAAGGAGGAAACAGCCGCTAGAAACCCACACGGACCCACACCCACAAAACATGCAGTTAAATTAACATGACAACTCACCACGCTGTGACTGGTTCCACGGGCGTGGAGCGTTCCGCAAAGAACTCCGTTGAAAAAGCGTTGAATTTCACAGCAAAACGCGGAGGACTCAGCAGCTCTTCAGTGCATCCTCCCGGCTGgtgcagcagcggcagcagggTTGAGACTACTCCGCATGCGTGAGCGCTCAGGTAGAAAGGAGCCACGCACACACTTGGATGTAAAACGGGTTTACCAAATTAACTCTTTTATACGTGCgcacgttgtgtgtgtgtggcaaagATAAGACTAGGACGAGCGAGCCCCACCCTGAGCTTGCAACTGGCCACCCTAACGTACATACACTAAAACAcactttgcaaaaattacatttaattgcaagatttggacattttaaaaagtgtccagCCGGTCATATCTGATCTTTAATTGGCTGGTCTTTACTCTagtccagtggttctcaactggtttggctgcgggacccaccatcacacCCCAATGACAAGCGTCCAGTATGAAAGATTATATTTAAAGGGGCCGTTTGCAACAATCACGCGGCTGGCTAGAGGGcgctaattttccaaagtgtttcaagcattatatcccgcttTATGCTCAGGAAcaatagttttatccacaaatttaacaaatatttgaacaaaaagtgtatgtaaaggttttcagtacatggTACATCCAAGGAGTTGAATGACGcctggatgagaggtgaaagaAAATCAAAGCTAGCCCAATTTTTCTGATTCAACTcctcagataaacaaaaagtacaattcaAAAAGAGTTAAATGcacaaattttacttttttcctgATTAATTCTGTAGGTAAgtttaatactactactactactactaattatAATAAGAGGTCCATTTCTCAGGCagaccacccctctgcctgtgtcattctcctgaaaggggtaccaaaagcgtgacatagcaaattaaaagttattttctaactaatttgcatattgaaataaagtaaaatttattctgtttcagttcagaaaatatcacattttggtatgttttcatggcaGCAAGGCACTGTTTACTGAACTCTCAATTGTAAAAAATGCTCTAATTTATTTACTTGTTTTGgataaatgcttgatttgcacttcgtatgagtaaataaatttaaaacatttttttttgccatttataCATGTGATGAACAACTGCCGCACCGTTTTAGTTTTTCTGTGCATACACATcaacagtaatggaaaaatgatttatctatttattacaGCAGTGGtaaccaacctttttgagaccaagatccctggtcttggcCGTGAACCTGCGCTAGATCTAACCCCCCCAACCAGgatatatactcctgatcaaaatcttaaaaccagttgaaaaattgctagaattaccattttgcacatttggatcttaatgaggttttaagtagagctacaatatgcaaaagcaagagggggggagtgagacaaaaagcactttgaaaaagtaatttattgaaaacaacaattaaactgaagtcttaagattttgatcaggagtgtatgtactTTGTAGAAAGCAAAGTAAAAAGTGATAATAGCTTTgcctttaaatacaaagctttgtgtgatTTGGTGTTGGTGTCAAAATTTCAGCCTTTTTTTGTGGTTCTTCATCAGGGTCGGGCTTGTGGTGTGGGTcctatgagcaaactacaaaacttgttggctcagtgtcatgGGCAAGCgatggtgaggagagagagactggtcaatgCAGCCCTAACGAGCCGgagctcaaagatttttttggagataaacgtctatggagttatatttgtgccttaattttgaggtagcaaaggcagattttgagccatattGATGTGCAATAATGTGTGCAAAGGCACATTGCTGGGCTctgtcactcactctctctccccCTCGCTTAACCGCTGCACGCTTGCGAGGCAATCCGGTGTACTTGCACTGATACCTCaggtcgggttttggggactgcgTTCCTGGCTGGAGATTGCGAGTTGCGTGTCTGGAGGGTGGCGAGGCATACAGGCATGTTCAGTGGTAAAAATGAATGCCTGTTGGTCAGTactgatataataatatatatttttcttaatattctcgtgatcgaccggcaaagtgtCAGAGATCAaccagtagctcgcgatcgatgACTTGACGAACCCTGTATTACAGTTTATCAAGGCGGAGCTTTTTCTGTTAAGTTTGGTTTAAAGACCCTTCTGCATACTGTGGTGCAACCGTGTTGTTTTACTGACGTGCatctttattttgaaggcctgatgGTAGACAGGATGTAGGATGCCGATGCCGCCTGAGTGTTGCCAGCCACTGGAAGCTACAATATGCTGCTCCAGCAGgaccagagttttttttttcccttcattaaTATTTAAGTACAGTAAACTATTCTAATGTGGGAAAGAAAGGCAAAACATGGTAGTGTCCCTGTGAAAAGCATTGACAGGTATGCCACTGGGACAAAcatcaacaacaaacaaatccaagttttgtgtgtgtgtgtgtgtgtgtgtgtgtgtgtatgtgtgttgccTGGCAAGTAATTGCTTTAATTTGGAAGCACCACAAGCCAAGACACAAGCACAAATAGGCAGTCAATTTGTGGTCCTTCCTAACTACTTCTAAAGAGTAGTAGAATATTACTATGTTTAGTCATGCTTTAATGTTTTAAAGgatacaaacaaaaacaaaacccacTCATCATTCCCAAAGAAACAAATTCAAATTGTTCACAAGTTAAGAGTAACCAGCCTGAGAGGGTGTGACTAAACCTCTGAAATGTTTGACAATAATTGACGGTCAGTCTCTCTAATTGTCACCTTACTCCGCTCACAAGAAATCATTAcatcaaaatactgtatatatttaaacaaatccttaaaaagtcaaacatatAGTATATATTCTTAGCTGCAGTGTAAAAAGGgaaaacataaacaacaaacaaacgtaGAGCAATTGGTCcatgcagttaaaaaaaaaaaaaaagcatacataCGGTAATTGTTTTGGTCATAATTTCAAGTTGGAATGTTGGATATTCCCTTAAAAGGTGGCATTAAAAggtcttgtttgggacattatTGCACACAAAGACTCTCCACAATGAAGAAGATtattggagacccctgtgaggCTCAAAGGAGTGAGGGGATGCAAACATAAACCTTATTTAAATGCAGACAAACCCCTTTTTGgctaaatattattaatatcgtTACCATGTGAGCCCATAAAACCtccataataatcataacaacacggtaaatgctccaattaacacatCTATTCAATTAATCATCgggtgcgtggtctacaaaagcagaTAACTGCTGTAGTCTCTaattaggttaaaaaaaaaccttggcattatgagctgtggctgtaggcaacctgatgtagtttttaaaaattaactccacaagatgtcaGTAGCTTCATTTCAACTATCATGAGTGAGCAGCATCCTTAAGCTttatctactactactactactactactagtactactactacgactacctatatgctttaaaatgttgctacccAGCTgatggtgtgaaagtcatgtgtgttacacttgccgtactgtttgcaatgaactcatcagcggtattaatgctggttgagcagtttgctccttaccacaattacaatattggttcagttgctgctgtgttgtgcagtaaacatgttcataaatgcccatgtggtcaaagagagcaaTTTTTCCCCCCTTTCTCATGTACTCTAAATGATTattgaagcaaaaaaaaccaaacatcaTCTTTTTATACAAAATGAATTGTCTATCAGCCTCTCGCAGattattgcctgcttccaatCAATGCTTCATCCCTTTTTGCACTTTGGGTCAACAAACAACCCAGCcataattggagcatttatggtgCTACACTTCCCTCTGGTACCGTGATTACAGCTTCCATTTGTCTAATTCACTTTGGTAGAACTTtcaacaacatgtactgtaaattcaGTCCGCTATAAATAAACATTCCATGCCACCTAACTAACCGTGGACTCACCATCCCAAACAGCGTGTCAGGAGTTCTCCAGCCAAGAGGGGGTGTCCATGCTGGGGTTGTTGAGGTGCTCGCCGGCCTGCTGTATGTTTTGCTGAAGGAATTTGTCACATGATGAAGCGTGAGCGGCCACGGCGCTGTGGAGCAGCCACAAGTTGTTGTGCAACACTTTCACCTgtacacataaacacactttgTTGCTTCTCaatcaaattcaattcaaatatGGCCGACACTCCACCTTGTTTTCTTCCAGCAACTTAAGCTTGACAGCCAGATCATCCCTGATCTGCTCATAGCTCCCCCTCTGGCTCTGGAAGTCTTTCTGAGCCTGCTCCAGTTTGGGAAGGGTAGTGGCGTCACGTCGACCCATGTTGAGCTCCTCCAGGTCCACTCGGTACGCGTCGTACTGAATCCTGTGGgtgagcaaacaacaaaaactagATTTATAGTTAACTATGGCAAATACACAACacttatatttgtgtgtgtgtgccttaaGTATGTCAAACTACAATTAACTACATTTCACAGCATCTACATCATGCCCATCCATCCAACATTCACATTCAAGACAGGAAACAGAAAGTGTCTGTGAAGGGCTTCACCCACCTGACGGCCTCATACTGCTTGACATTGACCATGGTGTCCTCAATGGTCTTGTTGACCAGCGTGTTCATGTCAGATGTGAAGGAGTTGAAGGCCGCCACCAGAGTCTCGCCATCCTTGGACAGAAACTTCTGAGCCTCTGCATTGATGCCAAACTCCACCTTGTGGCGAAAGTGGAGAACAGCATTTGGCTCCAGATGTTAGCCTCATTAAAAACCGGCCAGTGGACTCACATATAGCGAGGGTGTTTTGAGGCTGATTTCCGCAAAGGCGTCCCCCAGCGTCTTCTGGGTGGCGGTCAGCTGAGCCAGCTGATTGGCCAGTGTCTGCGCCAACTTGGTGACATGATCATAGCGCTGGCGGTCATCTTTAAGCAGCTCCAAGCGGGGCTTCAGGTCAAGGTCTACTGTGTGAGATCCCCGGCCCAGTTTCTCTGATAGAGCCTGCCTGGTGCGCTGCGAGCAAAGATATCTTATTAATCATGTGACTCATTGATTATCAACATTGTGAGAAAGGTGCCAGACCTTGTAAGTGTTGAGACTCCACCTGCGGACCATCTGCAGCTTTTCACTGGCCGCCTTCTTGTTGTGGCCGTAGACAATCACAGTCTTGCTCTTCTGTGGTGTTGCTGTAAGGTCATGATGATGCTATTaatcatatt contains:
- the LOC129168216 gene encoding arfaptin-1-like gives rise to the protein MMMMEMIEPPPGVARISEENMEVNSNCNHNASDDITSCPAEATAKEVNSNCNHNNGDDITSCPADATAKVTMETEKSCATPQKSKTVIVYGHNKKAASEKLQMVRRWSLNTYKRTRQALSEKLGRGSHTVDLDLKPRLELLKDDRQRYDHVTKLAQTLANQLAQLTATQKTLGDAFAEISLKTPSLYVEFGINAEAQKFLSKDGETLVAAFNSFTSDMNTLVNKTIEDTMVNVKQYEAVRIQYDAYRVDLEELNMGRRDATTLPKLEQAQKDFQSQRGSYEQIRDDLAVKLKLLEENKVKVLHNNLWLLHSAVAAHASSCDKFLQQNIQQAGEHLNNPSMDTPSWLENS